The following is a genomic window from Serratia ficaria.
TATTGTCAGTCTGAATGAAGCTCTTGAAAAAGCTGAGGAAGCGGGTGTTGATTTAGTAGAAATCAGCCCAAATGCCGAACCGCCAGTTTGCCGAATCATGGATTACGGCAAATTCCTCTACGAGAAGAGCAAGTCGACCAAAGAACAGAAGAAGAAGCAAAAGGTTATTCAGGTCAAGGAAATCAAATTCCGTCCTGGCACCGATGATGGCGACTATCAGGTCAAACTACGCAACCTGATTCGCTTTCTGGAAGATGGCGATAAAGCCAAAATCACCCTGCGTTTCCGCGGGCGTGAAATGGCGCACCAACAGATCGGTATGGAAGTGCTTAACCGCGTCCGTAAAGACCTGTGCGAAGATTCTGATCTGGCCGTTGTCGAATCCTTCCCTACGAAGATCGAAGGCCGTCAGATGATCATGGTGCTCGCACCGAAGAAGAAACAGTAAGGCTTCCAAGTAATCGAACCCGCGCAGCGCCTGCGTTGTGTGGGTTTTATTCGCCCAACTGATTCGTTGTTTAACAATGCGAAGTGGATTTAATTAAAATGCCAAAGATTAAAACTGTACGTGGTGCAGCCAAACGCTTCAAAAAAACCGGCAGCGGTGGTTTTAAGCGTAAACATGCTAACCTGCGTCATATTCTGACCAAAAAAGCAACCAAGCGTAAACGTCACCTGCGTCCGAAAGGCATGGTGTCTAAAAACGATCTGGTCCTGGTTACCGCGTGCCTGCCGTACGCATAAGCCATTTTTTTTGAATCTAGAATAAGACTTTAGGAGAGAGCATATGGCTCGCGTAAAACGTGGTGTAATTGCACGCGCACGTCACAAGAAAATTATGAAGCAGGCGAAAGGCTACTACGGTGCCCGTTCGCGCGTATATCGTGTTGCCTTCCAGGCAGTAATCAAAGCAGGCCAGTATGCTTACCGTGACCGTCGTCAACGTAAGCGTCAGTTCCGTCAGCTGTGGATTGCACGTATCAACGCAGCTGCTCGTCAGAACGGTCTGTCTTACAGCAAATTCATTAACGGCCTGAAAAAAGCCTCTATTGAAATTGACCGTAAGATCCTGGCTGACATCGCAGTCTTCGACAAAGTGGCCTTCGGCGCACTGGTCGAGAAAGCGAAAGCAGCTCTGGCGTAAGTCAGTGGAAGAGGGAGCTTGCTCCCTCTTTTAATCTTTGTTTTCAGCCACCAATATTGACTTTTATTGCCTGCCGCTATATCACTGGTAGACAATCATCGACAAGGTAACGCAACCATGTACGCTGCTATTTTTCGTTTCTTTTTTTACTTTAGCGCCTGATTTCAGGAGGCTTTGCGCGTAAGAAAAGAAACGAAAAGTAGCG
Proteins encoded in this region:
- the rpmI gene encoding 50S ribosomal protein L35 gives rise to the protein MPKIKTVRGAAKRFKKTGSGGFKRKHANLRHILTKKATKRKRHLRPKGMVSKNDLVLVTACLPYA
- the infC gene encoding translation initiation factor IF-3 is translated as MKGGKRVQPARPNRINREIRAQEVRLTGVDGEQIGIVSLNEALEKAEEAGVDLVEISPNAEPPVCRIMDYGKFLYEKSKSTKEQKKKQKVIQVKEIKFRPGTDDGDYQVKLRNLIRFLEDGDKAKITLRFRGREMAHQQIGMEVLNRVRKDLCEDSDLAVVESFPTKIEGRQMIMVLAPKKKQ
- the rplT gene encoding 50S ribosomal protein L20; its protein translation is MARVKRGVIARARHKKIMKQAKGYYGARSRVYRVAFQAVIKAGQYAYRDRRQRKRQFRQLWIARINAAARQNGLSYSKFINGLKKASIEIDRKILADIAVFDKVAFGALVEKAKAALA
- the pheM gene encoding pheST operon leader peptide PheM, whose amino-acid sequence is MYAAIFRFFFYFSA